The nucleotide sequence CATTCGATTTGATTATACATTCGAATACTCGGAAGAAACGGAGACAATCTCCAAAATACAAATTACCGAAGAATTCGGCAGTCATAATGAAAATCTGGAAATAGAGGTTTAGCAAATGGCATTTATTAATGATATCATAATAGATATCACTCGGGGGACCCAAGGGTTAACACAAAAATCGTTTCGACCGCTTATCTTAAAAGCAGGGGATAGTTCCGCCACCGCTTTGGAAAAGTATATTGTGTCTGATCTAACTGATCTTACCTCTGCTGGATTTACATCCTCAGATGACGTTTATAAAATGGCAGCAGTAATGTTTGCGCAGTCGCCTAAGCCGGAAGATATCATGATCGTGGTGTCGCCCGATACTATCTCGGATGCCTTGGATGAACTTCGTGAATCTGATGATAATTTTTATGCGGTCTGCATCACTTCAAGAGCCAAAGCGGATTTGAATGCGGCTGGTACTTGGGCGAACGCAAATAAGAAATTTTTCTTTGGATGTTCGTCTGATATTACTTCTCTCGATTCCAGAAACGTGGATAGAGAAGCGTATCTGATCCATAATAATACGCCTGGAGATTTTCCTGAGTGCGCTTGGGTTGGGCAGAATATTCCGAAACAACCCGGATCGACCACTTTTAAATGGAAACGTTTAAACGGACAAAATGCTTCCAGCTTTACCAAGACCGAACTGACTACAATTCGCACTAGTAAGGGACAAGCTTTGCAGGAGATGGCCGGAGCAACTTACGTAAATGAAGGCACGACCACTTCCGGAGAATTTATTGATGTGATCGTTGGACAGGACTGGGTCGAGGACCAGCTCCAAACAGACCTACTTTCGCTATTTCTGAATAATGAAAAAATTGCTTTGGATGATTCAGGCATCGCTCAGGTGGAAGGTGTAGTGCGTAACGTTTTGAAGAGAGCAGGTGATGCAGGTATCGTTGCAAGGGCATCCTCCGAGTATGATCTGAAATTATCGGACGATAAAGTATATATGAGCCAGGTATTCGTTCCAAGAAGGGCGGATATTTCCGTTAATGATAGAGCGAATAGGGAATTGAAAGGTGTTCGATTTGTATACTATCTCGCCGGCGCAATTCATAAAGTAAATGTTAACGGCTTAATTACGGTTTAAGGAAATATAATATGGCTGA is from Leptospira sp. WS58.C1 and encodes:
- a CDS encoding DUF3383 family protein, which codes for MAFINDIIIDITRGTQGLTQKSFRPLILKAGDSSATALEKYIVSDLTDLTSAGFTSSDDVYKMAAVMFAQSPKPEDIMIVVSPDTISDALDELRESDDNFYAVCITSRAKADLNAAGTWANANKKFFFGCSSDITSLDSRNVDREAYLIHNNTPGDFPECAWVGQNIPKQPGSTTFKWKRLNGQNASSFTKTELTTIRTSKGQALQEMAGATYVNEGTTTSGEFIDVIVGQDWVEDQLQTDLLSLFLNNEKIALDDSGIAQVEGVVRNVLKRAGDAGIVARASSEYDLKLSDDKVYMSQVFVPRRADISVNDRANRELKGVRFVYYLAGAIHKVNVNGLITV